In a genomic window of Ipomoea triloba cultivar NCNSP0323 chromosome 3, ASM357664v1:
- the LOC116012729 gene encoding uncharacterized protein LOC116012729 isoform X3, with the protein MPSNAANTQMRTWKAWEDGTRTLDYQFYNVCRTLMHYLYCLMTPWEHHVWEARHGSVSKLLVRSVSQKLKLETKEPQG; encoded by the exons ATGCCGTCCAATGCCGCAAACACGCag ATGAGGACTTGGAAAGCTTGGGAAGATGGGACAAGAACACTTGACTACCAATTTTACAATGTTTGCA GAACATTGATGCATTACTTGTACTGTTTGATGACACCTTGGGAGCATCATGTCTGGGAAGCCCGGCACGGGAGTGTGTCAAAACTTCTAGTCAGAAGCGTTAGCCAGAAGTTAAAACTTGAAACGAAAGAACCACAAGGGTGA
- the LOC116012729 gene encoding MLO-like protein 2 isoform X1 → MPSNAANTQGKVQFASSYAIHYLHIFIFALAVTHVLYSITTWGLGRLKMRTWKAWEDGTRTLDYQFYNVCRTLMHYLYCLMTPWEHHVWEARHGSVSKLLVRSVSQKLKLETKEPQG, encoded by the exons ATGCCGTCCAATGCCGCAAACACGCag GGAAAAGTCCAATTTGCATCCTCATATGCAATACACTATCTGCACATCTTTATTTTTGCATTGGCAGTAACTCATGTGTTGTATAGCATTACAACTTGGGGGCTGGGCAGACTAAAG ATGAGGACTTGGAAAGCTTGGGAAGATGGGACAAGAACACTTGACTACCAATTTTACAATGTTTGCA GAACATTGATGCATTACTTGTACTGTTTGATGACACCTTGGGAGCATCATGTCTGGGAAGCCCGGCACGGGAGTGTGTCAAAACTTCTAGTCAGAAGCGTTAGCCAGAAGTTAAAACTTGAAACGAAAGAACCACAAGGGTGA
- the LOC116012729 gene encoding MLO-like protein 2 isoform X2 has protein sequence MPSNAANTQGKVQFASSYAIHYLHIFIFALAVTHVLYSITTWGLGRLKMRTWKAWEDGTRTLDYQFYNVCNIDGDEILN, from the exons ATGCCGTCCAATGCCGCAAACACGCag GGAAAAGTCCAATTTGCATCCTCATATGCAATACACTATCTGCACATCTTTATTTTTGCATTGGCAGTAACTCATGTGTTGTATAGCATTACAACTTGGGGGCTGGGCAGACTAAAG ATGAGGACTTGGAAAGCTTGGGAAGATGGGACAAGAACACTTGACTACCAATTTTACAATGTTTGCA ATATTGATGGTGATGAGATCTTGAACTAG
- the LOC116012729 gene encoding MLO-like protein 2 isoform X4, with translation MPSNAANTQGKVQFASSYAIHYLHIFIFALAVTHVLYSITTWGLGRLKMRTWKAWEDGTRTLDYQFYNILMVMRS, from the exons ATGCCGTCCAATGCCGCAAACACGCag GGAAAAGTCCAATTTGCATCCTCATATGCAATACACTATCTGCACATCTTTATTTTTGCATTGGCAGTAACTCATGTGTTGTATAGCATTACAACTTGGGGGCTGGGCAGACTAAAG ATGAGGACTTGGAAAGCTTGGGAAGATGGGACAAGAACACTTGACTACCAATTTTACAAT ATATTGATGGTGATGAGATCTTGA